A genomic window from Dermacentor silvarum isolate Dsil-2018 chromosome 9, BIME_Dsil_1.4, whole genome shotgun sequence includes:
- the LOC119463601 gene encoding elongation of very long chain fatty acids protein AAEL008004, whose amino-acid sequence MFSSLWEYPLMKELLIERDPRTAGWPLVGNKQFLAFLFVSYIYVVKIGGPRFMKSRKPYEGIKPLIIAYNASMVLLNCYFTVAFLKRSYLGGGYSLLCQGVDYEARDELSMGLLNLCWWYLLVRMADFLDTVFFMLRKKDAHASFLHMAHHILIVFNGSFGLAYGSDGQITLAVILNSFVHVVMYSYYLLSLLGPAVRKHLWWKRYLTQLQLVQFIVVFTHSLVPLFVNCGYPRPHTYIMVSEAIFFFTMFIRFYVQAYNKKKA is encoded by the coding sequence ATGTTCTCTTCCCTGTGGGAATACCCCCTGATGAAGGAGCTCCTCATAGAACGTGATCCTCGCACCGCCGGCTGGCCGCTGGTCGGGAACAAGCAGTTCCTGGCCTTCCTATTTGTCTCGTACATATACGTCGTGAAGATTGGAGGGCCGCGCTTCATGAAGAGCCGCAAGCCGTATGAGGGCATCAAGCCGCTAATCATCGCCTACAACGCCAGCATGGTCCTCCTCAACTGCTACTTTACGGTAGCCTTCCTCAAGAGGTCGTACCTGGGCGGCGGCTACAGCCTCCTCTGCCAGGGCGTCGACTACGAGGCTCGCGACGAGCTCTCGATGGGCTTGCTAAACCTGTGCTGGTGGTACCTGCTCGTCAGGATGGCCGACTTCCTGGATACCGTGTTTTTCATGCTGCGCAAGAAGGACGCGCACGCCTCGTTCCTGCACATGGCGCACCACATCCTCATCGTGTTCAACGGCAGCTTCGGGCTCGCCTACGGTTCTGACGGCCAGATTACCCTCGCAGTCATTCTGAACAGCTTTGTGCACGTGGTGATGTACTCCTACTACCTGCTGTCTCTGCTAGGGCCGGCCGTCCGCAAGCATCTCTGGTGGAAGCGGTACCTGACTCAGCTCCAGCTGGTCCAGTTCATCGTCGTGTTCACTCACTCGTTAGTGCCGCTGTTCGTCAACTGCGGATATCCGCGGCCGCACACCTACATCATGGTCTCTGAGGCCATTTTCTTCTTCACTATGTTCATTCGCTTCTACGTCCAGGCCTACAACAAAAAGAAGGCGTGA